The Pyrus communis chromosome 5, drPyrComm1.1, whole genome shotgun sequence region AAAACTCTTTGctgcatttcttcttcttcgtctgaGATCTTTTGCTTCTGAAATTGTTcaaggaaggagagagaaagagggggagGAGAGAGCGAGAGTCCAAGTGTAACACGGGTGTGGGTTTCTGTTGTGTTGAGCTGTGTTTGTGTGAGTGGAGTGGACTCTCTGGTTTTTTGGTATGAAAAGGAGTAAAACGAGGCGGGTTTTTATAGCAAACATGTGGGTCTCGAACGGGCGAAAGTTCTTGCGTAGGAGAAGTCCATGCCAAGGAGAAGCCCTTTGCATGTACTTTTGGCGTACACGTGACGTGATATCGGTTTCTCAATTCAAGATATCTCCTTAAAGCTCCTGCACTTTATCATTAGTATTATAATTTAGCGCTATTTCTTTTCGGTAGTGCTTTTCACTTACTTCTTTTTACCTTTTATccactcttgttaatttttattcaccGATCTTCAATTTGTTCGATTTAACAGTCGAAAATTGAAAGTTGTGTGTGAGATGTTGAAATGAGTGTGGACAGCTCCATCCTTTCTTTTGACATATACATTTAGTACTTAATCCCAACATAGGAATTTTAatgaactttttttctttttcagcaATTCATGAAAGAATGAATCTAGGAAAAACCTATAAATATACCGGCTACAAGAAAAGATCTCATGATAGTCAATATGAGCTCCCACCCACCACCCATCAATGCATGGTGTTCTTCGACTCAACATAGAATATCCTTATATCATATAGGAGGTGTTACACATGACATAAAATGAGGCTTAAAATGTGATTTAGACGTGAATATAGGAGTAGTGTCACACGATATTGTGATTCCATCCAAAttagcacatttttttttattattaatattcttTAAAAGTAACGAGACATATCAACCATGTTGCGTATTCTTATTCCTAATATAACACGTGAAAAAACATTCACTATGAAACACAATCAAGTGCAAATTTATCAAGTTCGAGGATTTCTAACAACCCCACTACTAAGCTCACCAAACATGAGTGAAAAGTGAGTGCTATTTTACGATTAgtctttgattttaatttttttatcaccCTTGCTTAAGCAAGTGCAAAACAAATTGCCTTCCGGCTTTTTGCCACCCACATTGATTCAATTACCCGGATCAGGATCTTCTCATGCGCTTAGGAGGCTGAGCCTTTTGAGCAAATCACACGGATCGTTGGATTACAAACAGAAGACTCctataaagttataataattataactgtTGAATCaaagttggattttgatccaacagaCCGTGTGATTTGCTTAGAAGACTTAGTCTCCTAACCTCATGAAAAGATCCTAATCCCAATTACCCAACAAAGTCAATGGATTAATGGGAAACAGCACTGTTGTCGTCATTATTAAAAGGCTAATAGTATTGTCTATTATCCTCTCTTCTGAGAAGATCTCATGTTGGAAGTCTGATTGCGTGTTTTCTCCCACTTAATAAAATGTCACATTTTATATACTTTTCACCTGGATTTCTATTGCCAAACATGTCGATAGATGTACAACTATGTAAAAACTcgtttaaaagtatttttaaaatgattaaaaactgttttgataaaattaattttgggttctaaaagcacttgaagttcAAGTGCTTCAAGAAGTGCTTCAACTTTCAAGTGCTTTTTGAAAGAGGTACCATAAATGTGCTTCCTGCATGAAgcacttcaaatattttttcatggaccacttggatttttactaaggaatgattttaaaaatattttcaccaaaaacgctttaagtcattttaaaagcattttccaAATGAACCCTTATTAAAACTTCGACATAGttgataatataaataaaatgtcAATAATCTACAACACGTCAATATGCTTATTGATATTAGATAGTTGAACATGCGACATCATCATGCCTTGACCCAAGATTATCTTCCTTCCTTCGCACGAACATTCACGAATGATGAATTCTTTGAACATGTGGTATCTATAAGTTAGGAACAGATCATTTTCCAGCTCCAAAAACCTGCCCCAGTGAAAATAATGAGAATTTACTGCTCTATTTTTTAATCGTCTTTGCAAAGCAGCTGTCAATCAGGACTAACCCACTTTGAGTTCGAGCCTATTGGTAAAATTCCTCTATACTCCTGATATCTTATATACCGGAATTTACAAGCGTTAAGATCTTGATCATTGGATCATTAATCAACGATACCACGGCCAAAAATCTCAGTGTATAGCATACTCGGAGCATACCCAAAAATGCCATACACAAAAGCACTCGAAAATCTCAAGATTCGGACAGGAACAACTGGCCAAGTGTGGGTATACCTGGAGATAAAACCCCTCGTCCCTCGTCACCTAACAACATATCTTTGGTTGTATGCCAGAATCTGCGCCCAATTAGGAACTAACTTTGTGTCATTTACCACTAAAGCACGCAGTTAAATGTGGCAAATCATATGGCTGATGTGATACCATTTAACTACCTTTTGTGGCGGGGTCCCGATGACATCGTTGATGCTTGTAAAAGAATGCCCTAAGGTATCAAAATGGAATTTGCACAGAGATACCTTAAACATGAAACAGTAATTACTTGCTGTATAAGAAAGAGAATTTTTGGACACAACGGAATTTGTTACTTGCTAGTcatcaaaactgtgaaaattcTGGTAGCCCCCAGCTTCCGATGTATCTTATACGCCGCCAGGAGTACGTGCgtttgaccaaaacaaaaaccgTGTATGTGCGATACACGAACTTCCCCCCTTCACTAGTAAACAACACAAACTAACCTGACAAAACATATTTCCGAAGAAACTAGATAGCCAAATCAAATACTTCCTCTGCCTAATCCACCACTTGATTTTACATCTACATACCCTTTTCACAACTACTTACAGTTAGAAAATTTGAGGTTCCTGAAAGCTTCCTTTCTTTTGAGATTTTCTAACCTTTAGAATTCCACAGGAGCCACGGAGTCAGCAGAGTAATGGACATCAAGTACCGATGGAACCAGGACATGAAGCTTGTGAGGCTCACCAAATTCCTACAAGATGTTGGACAAGAATGAGTTTGTTCGTTAGATAATAAATTAGGCACGAATATCTACTTTATGCCTACTTTAGGCCAAACTGAGAGCTATAGTTCATCTCCATCATTTTAAAGAGTTTCGGCGACTGTTGATTGTGGTCTATAGCACGAGAAGTACGTTGTTATCTAATGATAACAATACTCCATTAAACAACCAATACATGACAGCTGTAATAGCTCATAGGTAAGGAAAAGCAACATAAAATGCCATCTGAATACAGTATATTACCATAGGTGCGGTAGAACTTTAGTGCTCGAGGCCTTTGATCTTGTCAAGATAGTACTGCATTTTTTGAGTATCTTGAGCCGAAAGATTAGATCCAACAAGAAGCTTGTGCTGTTCAAATTTTGATTCATCACACTTCAATGCGGTTTCTTTACAAGCTTTGATACTTCCTGAtacaaaagaaatgaaagaaaTCATTGGTAATTAACTTTCTTTTAACAGATGGGAAAGAAGACAATTATGTTGTGTCTTTGAGATGACAGTAACTTCCGATCAGCTTAAAAAATGAACACTACAAGATAAAATGTGACCTCTTAAGAAGTTCCAAACAATGTTTACTATAAGAAATTCTGCTTACTTTTAAGGAAATTGTGATTACCAATCACCACTAAAGTGGAAGCACTCTAATTTCTTAATCAAGAACAATAACAAAATTCAAGAGTCAAAATGATAACTTAATTGTAAGGTATTGTGCATTTTCGAAAAATATCAGCAAGCCGCAAGACTTAATCTGCTGCAAATCTTTAACTCACCACTTAGGTCCAACAAATTAAATAGAACCGGGCAATCTGCAATACTCCTGACCATGGTAGTTGCAGCCCATACTCTCTGATATTCATCCCTTGAAGCTCTAATGATACACAGCCTCGTAATGTCATTCACATACTTGACTGCATAAAATTACACATTCGGAGAAATTGAGAGAGTCCATTTTACAGAAAATTAATTGCAAATGCGCATAAATAAAGAAGGTAACAAGAATTACTGGGAGCCATTACTTACCTTGGAATGATCCAAGTGACGAAGCCAGACCGCACTCCCCAAAATTTACTAGGATGCTGTCTCGGATAGCTTTCGTAACATTGTACGAGGTAATGATAACAGGATCTTTTCTCACCAGTTCTCTATTAGGATCCAAGATAACCTCCACTACCATATACCTATTCTTAAATCCCACCATGATCCTTTACCTGCTTACAACAAAAAATGGGACATATCAAATCTAATA contains the following coding sequences:
- the LOC137735095 gene encoding probable ribonuclease P/MRP protein subunit POP5, whose amino-acid sequence is MVGFKNRYMVVEVILDPNRELVRKDPVIITSYNVTKAIRDSILVNFGECGLASSLGSFQVKYVNDITRLCIIRASRDEYQRVWAATTMVRSIADCPVLFNLLDLSGSIKACKETALKCDESKFEQHKLLVGSNLSAQDTQKMQYYLDKIKGLEH